agcaaTTGATGCTCTGTAAGGATAGAAGTGTACTCTTAAAAGAAGACAACCAGGGTCCTTGTGTGAGATAAAACCATGTCGGTTATAGAAGACAGTGGGAGGAGAAttgtgaaaagagagaaaaattaGAAAGATgtggaatgaaaacaaaaatataaaccaGCGAGCATACACATCAGCCATCTTGGCTCTCAGTGCAGTACAACAATCAGTGTCTGAACAGTCAGAAGGGATTTACAAGGACTAAGATATCTGAAAACTTATTGTGACAATGCAGAGAGTCATTGAGGAAATGCTTTCCTTGTAGGAGTGTGTGGGTTTCTGAAGGTTAACACCACATTCCCTCTCTTATCTACCAATACAAGTTTTTCAGTGGGTCACATACATGTATGTGTCAGAGGTGTCATAAGTGTCACACATACATGACGTCCGTCAGCTGAAAcggaaaatgtttaatttccaACGGTATATCCACCCAAATTGAATGTTAGGGTAAAGAATTAGTTTTTTGATATATTTGAAATTTGCGTCCCTTCCCTccgtttttttttagctgcaggGAGAATCATGCAAGATCTTTCCTCGTgtcccctggtgggccgtgtgggtactgcaggtgggccgcgaaaagccctccaccaagtataaaaataaaataaatatcacaataatgatgatttactaTGAGtgaaccctttaagtgattagtatgACTtatcatgactattcatggacctaatgtttagtaaacttctgtgtctctcttgccataatatcatgttgtcatgtctaataatttacccttactgaaagtgatagctgtagtcatcatttttattttataacgggccccggcatacttttgtatttcaaagtgtgccgcggcagtcttaagtttgggaaaggctgcttTACACTATGCTGTATAACAGCTTGGGTTCTATTTAATGTGAAAGAGTTTTCATTGgcaaaaacatctttctgtttACTCTCTTCATAATATTATCAGTCCTCAACATCACTGGCTTTGTCTCAATGGGATTCATCGGTCCATAATATGAGCAGTTAAATGACAGCGAGTCTTAGGCTAACAACAAGTTGGAACAGTTTATGGAAATACATGCTTTGGTATTACACAAATACAGGCAAAACAAAAGGCAGTTTATTCAGTGTAAGAGGTCAATAATGGAAATTCAGTAGAATGAGTCCAATATGTTGACTGGAGTTAATAAAAACATCCAGTGGAATCCAGTTCAGACCATTTCAGGTAAATAAGAGAACAAATTTAACCCATTccatgaaagtgttttttttttgttttcttgtttgtttttatcacatACACCTTGCACTGATTTTCACCTGTATGCCAGGCTCTGCCAAGACCAACACAAACTAAGAACTTATTTTAGAAGGCATGCATTCATAGTAAAACTTTCAGGTGTGTTATTTCCTGATGTAGGTGCTTATACTCCTTTTGTGTCCCACAGAATACTTTCTTTTTATGGTCCTTTCCAATGACACAGAAGACGTATGAGAACCTAGTCAGAGTTTAGGTGAAATCAACCTGATGCTTTCCATAAGTGATGATGTGGTCAATGATAATCTAAGTTGTTCATAGTGCTACtctgattattaaaaaaaatgtcactcaCTGACATCTACTATGACTTATGGATTCTGATGACATCTcattttttgtgatttattaaaCTGCTGGAATACAGGGAAGACAGTCTATTTTTTCATATGGCCTTTTTTCACCTGGGCTGTTTTCCATTAAAgtgtatgtctttgttttgttgtcactAGAGGTGATAATTCATTCAGTGGCAGCCCTTGCCTCAACAGTCAGCTGTAACGAAAACCCTGTTCATATTTGACCTTTTAGTGCTCGGAGGTACAAATTATTTGATAAACTGAAAGAGataacacagaaacataaacattCATGAGGAAGTTAaaccttcttttttctctcctccagaaGCAGCAAAAGCTGCTCACCAGGCGGTCATTGGAGGCCTGGTGGTGGATACCCCCCCTCACCCAGCACTGGGTAATATTGTCGGCCCAGCAGCAATGCTGACCAATGTCCCCCCTCCATATCAGCCTGTCAGTGTGCGACACCTAGACTCACAGTCCAGCACAGAGGAGCCCCAGGATTACCTGTGGCTGGTCAACTGTGAGAGTAAAAAGCCAGAGCCCAACAGGTGAGTTTGTTCTGTCATTGAATATTTATATGATACGTGTGAAGCTTCATCTTTACTGCACTTGAATATTGCTGTTCCATAagcatttttgtaaatttttccggacatttcttctctttgtaAATGTATCTGTACTGCCACTCTCGtccttttctctgctgtgtgCTGTGTAGCTCAGTGCAGCTTCACTCTCCATTGGAGGGAGACCAAGAGTATTTGCtcctggaggagtgtgagagcaAGACTCTTCCTCCACAGGCTAGTCTGTGAGTGGCCAGCCATCCAGATGGAACTGCTTGCTTGTGTGAAGTGTTACACATGTGTTttaagaagagacagaaacacttgCAATGCTTTGTACTAAATGCTGCGTTTGGGTTTACACGGTTTCTGCAAGGGATTCTTAAGGCTAGATCTGAGATGCTTGAATGTTTACTTGTTCTCCTTGTAGATCAGAACAGACTGAGTTGTATTTTACTTAACACTTTACACTGATTTTGTTTTAGATGCATGTTTACAGATACAGAAGACAATAGTTCTTCAATTAACCCCAAATTAGATGCTTATATTGGAAAATGTGCTAAGAGCCGCCGTCTGTTATAACTTCAGATGACTAACAATGGCTTGAAGATTGTGCTGTGAAGGTTTTCCATAACTGATGGATTTCTCAGTTATTGtaattgaatatttatttttaggtcTGTATGTGTATTTACTTTCAGAGCCCATGCTGAGTGTTCAAAGTCTACCTCTTCAGAGACAGACCTGAATGACAACGTCCCCTCTCACCGCAcacccacctcctccacctcctctgctaAACACACCTCGCACAATGGCTTCTTCCCACAGCACCCGGCCCCAGCCTCCGCCTCTTCCATCTACGACTCGCCTCCATCACGCGGTGCCTCGCTCTCAACAGACAGTGGCCTTTACCACCTCCCCCGCAGCTATTCCCAGGACACTGTGCTGCTCCCAAAGTCTGCCTCCTCCCCTTCGGCCAATCCGGACTGCGGGGAAGGCTCCGAGCTCTATGTCTTTAACACTCCGTCGCGGAAGCCCTCAATGGAGTCACAAATACGCAACCTTTCCATCAGTTACGATATCCCGCCTACGCCTGGTGCGAACTGTACCTACCAGGTGCCCCGCACTTTGTCAGTGTCCACGGGTGTTGGAGGctcagagggagggggagatgtAGTACCCCCTCCAAGACCACCTAAGCCTTCGCTCAGTTCATCCTCAGGACCCCCACCTCCCCCTGCTGAGCGCTCACCTACGGACACCTATCATGTGCCACGCTCAGCCTCAGAGACTGACGGAAACTACTGTGTACCTACTAGTGCCGGGAATAAGGCTTTACGAAGCAACACTATCGGCACTGTGGACTGTTCACGCCTACGCAAAGGTTTGTGTTGGGAAGAGTATACGTCGTTTCCTTTTATTCTACAGATTTTCTATGCACTTGAGCCCTGCTagtaaattttaaaaaagtatactGAATTATCTTGATATATTTTATCCTTGTTATTGTGTTCAataggacacacacacttacatagcTACACCTTTCATGTGCAGTGATATCTTTCATCAAAGCTTTGTAAGGCTTCTGTGCAGCTTTTATGCAGGCAGTCCTaaccttttcatttttcttttgatggATGATGAGAGACTTCATGAGATGTCTTGGCGTGTTCTCGTAGCTGCGATCTCTGTTTCACCTTTCCTCTTGTGTTCTGTTCACAACCCATTCAAACTGTCAAACCCCTTATCAGACCCCAACACAGAGCAGACAGTTTGCTGCAGAGATCTTCAGGCTGTTGATGAGCAAGTATTGCAATGAAAGTTTGTTAGGAAATGTTAGTACTCAGTTATAACCTGTAAAAGCTAGTAGAGTGcatttcaaaccattttctAAATGTTATAGTTTGTGGATGATACTTGGCCTTATATCGCACCGCTGGAACACAAATTACAAATGATCAGCAGAGCAAATTTAGTTGGCAAAATATCGTCTAACACTGTTACTAACCTTGGAGCATTGGTCTGGATCTAACAAAGAAAGAATCATGCATGTaactaaattatttttcatcTAATCACTGTTGTTTCTATGTAGAATTACAGTGCACCTTCATTTTTTCTATGAATTACATTTTCCAGATTAAACAATTGCTCTTATAGTAATGaaatcagaaataaataattttatattttaattctAACAACATAGCTTAAatcattaaattataaaaaacttaatttgttGAAAAGCTTTAAATAGCTGAAACACAACTTTCTCCTAAGTAGAGAGAGACTGATGGAGGAATTGTGAACATAACTTAAAATATTCTTCCCCCTACTCTCCCCTCTTGTGGTGACAAGTGTCATTACAGAGAAGTAAGTGGCAAGTAGATTGTTTACAAGACTACAAGAGAGTCTCAAACGTCTGTTGTACTCATGCTCAGTGCGTTTAAAAGCTAACAAACCGACAACCATTGCAAATCCTAGTTCTAACATTGTTGTGTGAATTCAATTTGAATGGAGCCAGCCAACACTGTTGTTGATATTGCTGACAACATAAGATTTGGTTGATAGATTGATGTTTGATTTGCAGGTCATTGTGTTCAAAGTGGTTTTAAGAACTCAAATGAAACTACGCAACAAAGAACCcatttgaaaacagattttttgtttttgtttctctagGGCAGTTCAGAGAAACATTTCTCATTGCAATTATTTCCCTTCATATTCTTCCCCCCTGCCAAGTCATCTCACTCAGCTGACTCTCTCATTTGCCTTACAAGCTTTTACTAGCACTAATGTGGTTCTTATGGCCGTAAGTGAAATGCATTAGCGGCTGCCTCAGTGCCtaatgagaatttaaaaaaaaactgtaatgtaCCACAGTAGAACCCTTCATATATCTGCTGAACTCTATCCTACTGAAGCAAATAATCTTTATAGATTCATGGAATAGACACTGAATTTTAATTAGGCTTCCAGTGTGCGTTTTGTTTGGGCTTAATAATGAGCATAAAGAACTGATATGGAAAGTGTAGGCTACCAGTAGTCATTCACTGATAAAATGACAGATTTTCAACTATTTCCCCATGGAGTTTCAGTGTACATACATGATAAATGCCTATATTTGGtaactttatttctgttttgcagATTTTGGATCCCAGGACTGCTATGACATTCCTAGATcattcccctctgacaaaagcTGCTCTTTCGACTTCAATGAAAGTTTCAACAGCTACTTTGTAAGTGTTGTTCCAAGGTTCCCTGGTTTATAAGCTTACGTTTCTGTAGAACACTGGTGTGTTTATAAGTATCGGCTGCCTGCTTCAGGGGAAGTTTTCATGTTGTGACTGTGGCTGATGGATTAGAGACATAAcctattcaaacacacacactggccaaggaaatgcatttttctctttgcaaGAAGGTCCAGACTTTCTTGCTAATCCTGCAATCCCCGATACTCAGTGCAAATGCTTCATTCCCTTCTCTGCCTAGGGATGCAGAATGGAAACAAATATAGTCATAAAAAACTCTGCCTTGGGTGTCGAAGAAAGCCATCTATGTATTTAACGATATGTTTGTCAAAGGATACTGCACTGCTCCATAAACAAGCTGGTTATAGGCTACAGTGTTTATGGGTCTTtcattagtttattttttattctgaatcACACAAGTAAAGAGTGGTCTGTTATAAAGATTGAGCTTACATATATCCACTACTTGCAGAATTTCTGTATGTGCACAatgtttcacacacatgcaatataatgctgctgctgctgctgctttggaCTTCAATGAAAGGCTTAAGAGATGAAATACATATTGCAGAAGTCATTAAACTACTAGATTCATAGAAGAATgttctttaaattaaacatttttcgAGCTGTAATGGGGTGGGACAAAATGTCCCTACAGCAATACATTGTTGCCCTGAGTCGCCAAAtatggatatttaaaaaagaaatacagtgCTGTAAGCGGATTTCCCTTCCAATTTGACTCATCATGTCACTACTTATGATTCCTCACAGTGGCACTAATAACCTTAATAAGGATAAACTTCACAGAATTTAA
This window of the Labrus mixtus chromosome 2, fLabMix1.1, whole genome shotgun sequence genome carries:
- the gab1 gene encoding GRB2-associated-binding protein 1 isoform X8, whose amino-acid sequence is MNKWVRCVCDICGFNPTDDEAAKAAHQAVIGGLVVDTPPHPALGNIVGPAAMLTNVPPPYQPVSVRHLDSQSSTEEPQDYLWLVNCESKKPEPNSSVQLHSPLEGDQEYLLLEECESKTLPPQASLAHAECSKSTSSETDLNDNVPSHRTPTSSTSSAKHTSHNGFFPQHPAPASASSIYDSPPSRGASLSTDSGLYHLPRSYSQDTVLLPKSASSPSANPDCGEGSELYVFNTPSRKPSMESQIRNLSISYDIPPTPGANCTYQVPRTLSVSTGVGGSEGGGDVVPPPRPPKPSLSSSSGPPPPPAERSPTDTYHVPRSASETDGNYCVPTSAGNKALRSNTIGTVDCSRLRKDFGSQDCYDIPRSFPSDKSCSFDFNESFNSYFKNKGMMPVGSQSTEEVDQNYVPMSANSPSHHHSGSLSEPIHEPNYVPMTPGTMEFSSLGKQVPPPAHMGFRSSPKTPPRRPMLSDCQPPPVDRNLKPDRKGQSPKIIRAKGVGLERTDSQTVGEFPRGRRKAKPAPLEIKPLPEWEEPCTPIRSPVTRSFARDLSRFPMPSRPLSVHSTASSTDSEDCDENYVAMVSNMSTDEPNMKLGAPMTGDGGSSPMVKPKGDKQVEYLDLDLDSGKSTPPRKMKSNGTGMAASDERVDYVVVDQQRTQALKSTREAWNDGRQSTETDTPSKGSK